In Persicobacter psychrovividus, the genomic window GAGGGACAAGCGCAAGCAGCATCATGCCGGGGTAACCTGTGGGTAATTGCGGCGCCTTCTGATGGTGGCGTAAAATTTGATATTTCCTACTTGCAATAAAATGATGGTCGGAATGCCGCGACAACTCAAACAAAGTTGCTCGACCAAATAGGTGATTGGAATTCCAGGAATGCCAAACTTCTGCGCGCTCATACTTGCCATGTTCCAGGACTCTCCGTCGCAAACCGTAATGCTCAATATAATTCACCGTCTCCAGCAAAAAGATCCCGAAAGTACCTGCACCTAAAAATGCCAATAGTACGGAGGCTCCGAAAACAACACCTATAAAAACAATCAGAAGCCCCTGAAAAATATGCATCTGAATCATTTGATTTTTCAGTGAAAAACGAGCGAATCCTTTCCGCTGCAATCGATCATTCTCCAACTTCCAGGCCCCTTTGTAGGCACCAAAAATCGAACGAAACCAAAAGAAAAACAGGGGTTCTCCCGCCTTTGCTGAGGCTGGGTCTTGATCTGTTGCAACATTTTTATGATGCCCTCGATTATGTTCAATAAAAAAATGCATGTATAGAGAGGTCGAGAGCATTGCCAGCGCAAACAGTTGAAAGTAGCGCTCTTTACGATGCCCAAGTTCATGCGCGACATTGATTCCAAACACTCCACACATCAGCCCCATAGCGGTAACATGCCCAAACCAGGAAACAGAAAACTGTGGTATTTGATCGATACTGACAAGGAAAAATGCCAAACAGGCGAAATGTGCACAACA contains:
- a CDS encoding alkane 1-monooxygenase, with amino-acid sequence MQFSIFIHSLRYLPAFVIPCLLVLNYRLEGAFTFLPLFYAFVVIPVGELLFSASEANISKNEERQYANAKLFDLILVLACCAHFACLAFFLVSIDQIPQFSVSWFGHVTAMGLMCGVFGINVAHELGHRKERYFQLFALAMLSTSLYMHFFIEHNRGHHKNVATDQDPASAKAGEPLFFFWFRSIFGAYKGAWKLENDRLQRKGFARFSLKNQMIQMHIFQGLLIVFIGVVFGASVLLAFLGAGTFGIFLLETVNYIEHYGLRRRVLEHGKYERAEVWHSWNSNHLFGRATLFELSRHSDHHFIASRKYQILRHHQKAPQLPTGYPGMMLLALVPPLFFRVMHPKINQNQPHEEGAIFK